One window of the Falco biarmicus isolate bFalBia1 chromosome 2, bFalBia1.pri, whole genome shotgun sequence genome contains the following:
- the GGACT gene encoding gamma-glutamylaminecyclotransferase has protein sequence MARVFVYGTLKKGQPNYKYMINTAKGLAKFQGRGRTVEKYPLVIAGKYNIPYMLNIPGTGHRVAGEIYSVDDQMLQFLDEFEGCPDMYQRTLMQIEVVEWEGKGGVGEAQASAEGIVECFVYSTTTYPPEWVSLPYHDSYDSSGKHGLSYVLRESRD, from the coding sequence ATGGCTCGTGTCTTTGTCTATGGCACGCTTAAGAAAGGCCAGCCCAACTACAAGTACATGATCAACACGGCCAAGGGACTAGCAAAATTCCAAGGAAGGGGCCGCACAGTGGAGAAGTACCCGCTGGTGATTGCAGGAAAGTACAACATTCCTTACATGCTGAACATCCCGGGGACAGGACACCGCGTTGCTGGGGAGATTTACTCGGTTGACGACCAGATGCTGCAGTTCCTGGATGAGTTTGAAGGCTGCCCAGACATGTACCAGCGCACCCTGATGCAAATCGAGgtggtggagtgggaagggaagggcgGCGTGGGTGAGGCGCAGGCGTCTGCCGAGGGCATCGTGGAATGCTTCGTGTACAGCACGACAACATACCCGCCTGAGTGGGTCAGCCTCCCCTACCATGACAGTTACGACTCCTCGGGGAAACACGGCCTCTCCTATGTCCTACGCGAAAGCCGGGATTAG